Proteins encoded in a region of the Populus nigra chromosome 3, ddPopNigr1.1, whole genome shotgun sequence genome:
- the LOC133688238 gene encoding ras-related protein RABA5a, with protein sequence MAFYSEDDKADDYLFKIVLIGDSAVGKSNLLARFARNEFYPSSKSTIGVEFQTQKMDINGKEIKAQIWDTAGQERFRAVTSAYYRGAVGALLVYDISRRQTFDSIGKWLNELHTHSDMNVVTILVGNKSDLKDAREVSTAEGKALAEAQGLFFMETSALDSSNVAAAFQTVVKEIYNILSRKVMMSQELNKPGAPELGNGKTVVLKGDGDQEGNAGTKKGWCCSS encoded by the exons ATGGCCTTTTACTCTGAGGATGACAAAGCAGATGATTACCTTTTTAAGATTGTTTTAATTGGTGACTCGGCTGTTGGGAAATCAAATTTGCTTGCAAGATTTGCTAGAAATGAATTTTACCCTAGTTCAAAGTCAACAATAGGGGTAGAGTTCCAAACCCAAAAGATGGATATTAATGGAAAGGAAATTAAAGCACAGATCTGGGACACAGCAGGTCAGGAGAGATTTCGGGCTGTAACTTCTGCATACTACAGAGGTGCAGTTGGAGCTCTACTGGTTTATGACATCAGCAGGCGCCAAACATTTGACAGCATTGGCAAATGGCTTAACGAACTTCATA CTCATTCTGACATGAATGTAGTAACAATTCTTGTCGGGAATAAATCTGATCTCAAGGATGCCAGAGAGGTGTCGACAGCAGAAGGCAAGGCCTTGGCAGAGGCGCAGGGTTTGTTCTTCATGGAAACTTCAGCGCTCGACTCCTCCAATGTTGCTGCTGCCTTTCAGACAGTTGTTAAAGAGATCTACAATATATTAAGCCGGAAAGTTATGATGTCGCAAGAACTCAATAAACCAGGTGCTCCCGAGCTGGGAAATGGGAAGACCGTGGTTTTAAAGGGAGATGGGGATCAAGAAGGCAATGCAGGGACTAAAAAAGGATGGTGTTGTTCATCTTAG
- the LOC133688755 gene encoding uncharacterized protein LOC133688755, whose translation MKELTERAVLRNLQKEQERERRRLRDRQRRQSMSVEERENHLARRRRNYQLRRQRAQNVREPQINQSDLVDSDESPMLLSDENHQTAISVPVQSNGVCHADLDQRQGSFNAGNANSVGLEVPAHKLAKLPIRSRLNHIKHLARSLVDTLDIGDSHKIPADLTMKGETASNCTPPKALRLNRVKHLARVLSSDITTTTAQNHNRETDGEHNLPRGEHLMNSNLPKVVQTNNVNGGDE comes from the exons ATGAAGGAGTTAACGGAAAGAGCAGTGTTGAGGAATTTGCAAAAGGAGCAAGAAAGAGAAAGGCGGCGATTACGAGACAGACAAAGAAGGCAATCAATGAGtgttgaagagagagagaatcatCTTGCAAGACGACGTAGAAACTATCAGTTGAGGAGACAAAGAGCACAAAATGTGAGAGAACCTCAGATCAATCAATCCGATCTTGTGGATAGTGATGAATCGCCTATGCTCCTGAGTGATGAAAATCATCAAACAGCTATCTCGGTTCCTGTCCAATCTAATGGTGTTTGTCATGCTGATTTGGATCAAAGACAAGGAAGTTTTAATGCAGGCAATGCAAATTCCGTGG GTTTAGAAGTTCCAGCGCATAAATTAGCTAAATTACCTATAAGGTCACGTCTAAACCATATAAAACACCTTGCTCGGTCACTGGTTGATACCCTGGATATTGGTGATAGTCACAAAATTCCAGCAGATTTGACGATGAAGGGGGAGACAGCTTCCAATT GCACACCTCCAAAAGCATTACGATTGAATCGTGTTAAGCATCTTGCACGTGTGTTAAGCTCTGATATAACAACGACAACAGCTCAAAATCACAATCGTGAAACAGATG GAGAACATAATCTGCCAAGGGGAGAACATCTGATGAACAGCAATCTGCCAAAAGTTGTTCAGACTAACAATGTCAATGGTGGAGATGAATGA
- the LOC133688031 gene encoding pentatricopeptide repeat-containing protein At5g64320, mitochondrial, which produces MLKGPKLAPVSKTLQIFIKTQSLSPFPSGFVRKFSGFNSKDNGSAHETEWERLLKPFDLKELRRSFNKITPFQLCKLLELPLDVETSMEIFKWAGAQKGYCHSFSVYYLLIDKLGAAAGFKVIDRLLLQMKEEGIVFRESLFILIMKYYGRAGLPGQATRLLLDMKGVYCCEPSFRSYNVVLDVLVVGNCPSVASNVFYDMLSKGVSPNDYTFGLVMKALCMVNEVDNACLLLRDMTKHGCVPNSMIYQTLIDALSKRDRVDEALKLLEEMFLMGCPPDVNTFNTVIYGFCRLNRVLEGAKLVDRMILKGFTPNDMTYGYLMHGLCKTGRIDEAQALLSKVPGPNVVHFNTLVNGFVRNGRLNEATAFVYDKMINNGYVPDVFTFSTLVNGLCKKGLFGSALELVNDMDAKGCKPNLNTYTILIDGFCKKGQLEEAGLILREMLTKGLSLNTVGYNALISALCKHGKVHEALDMFGEMSSKGCKPDIFTFNSLIFGLCRVDEMEDALALYRDMVLEGVIANSVTFNTLIHAFLRRGKIQEALKLVNDMLFRGCPLDEITYNGLIKALCKTGAVEKGLGLFEEMIRKGLTPSIITCNILINGFCTAGKVHNALEFMRDMIHRGFSLDIVTYNSLINGLCKAGRIQEALNLFEKLQAEGIQPDSITYNTLICWLCREGAFDDACFLLYRGVENGFVPNDVTWNILVYNFSKQSNSECQTIVYAQFS; this is translated from the coding sequence ATGTTGAAGGGACCAAAGCTCGCCCCTGTGAGCAAAACCCTTCAAATTTTTATCAAAACCCAGTCTTTATCACCTTTTCCATCTGGATTTGTTAGAAAATTCAGTGGTTTTAACTCAAAAGATAATGGGTCGGCACATGAGACTGAATGGGAAAGATTACTCAAGCCATTTGACCTTAAAGAACTTAGAAGATCTTTCAATAAGATTACACCATTTCAACTTTGTAAACTTCTTGAATTGCCACTCGATGTGGAAACTTCAATGGAGATATTCAAGTGGGCTGGTGCCCAAAAGGGCTATTGTCACTCGTTTAGTGTGTACTATTTGTTGATTGATAAGCTTGGGGCAGCTGCGGGTTTTAAGGTTATAGATAGGTTGCTATTGCAAATGAAAGAAGAGGGGATTGTTTTTAGAGAgtccctttttattttgattatgaaATATTATGGAAGAGCTGGTTTGCCTGGACAAGCTACTAGGTTGTTATTGGATATGAAGGGTGTTTATTGTTGTGAACCAAGTTTTAGGTCGTATAATGTTGTGTTGGATGTATTAGTAGTTGGTAATTGTCCTAGTGTTGCATCCAATGTTTTCTATGACATGTTGAGTAAGGGTGTTTCGCCAAATGATTATACATTTGGGCTGGTGATGAAAGCACTTTGTATGGTTAATGAGGTGGATAATGCCTGCTTGCTGCTTAGGGACATGACTAAACATGGTTGTGTGCCGAATTCGATGATTTACCAGACTTTGATAGATGCACTTTCGAAGAGAGATAGAGTCGACGAGGCCTTGAAACTTTTGGAGGAAATGTTCTTGATGGGTTGCCCGCCTGATGTCAACACCTTCAATACTGTTATTTATGGTTTCTGTAGGCTCAATCGAGTTCTTGAGGGAGCAAAATTGGTTGACCGGATGATTCTCAAGGGATTTACCCCTAATGACATGACTTACGGATACCTAATGCATGGATTGTGTAAAACAGGTCGAATCGATGAAGCTCAGGCATTGTTGAGCAAAGTCCCTGGTCCAAATGTTGTGCATTTCAATACACTGGTTAATGGATTTGTGAGGAATGGAAGATTGAATGAAGCCACAGCTTTTGTGTATGACAAGATGATAAACAATGGCTATGTTCCTGATGTTTTCACATTTAGCACACTTGTTAATGGCCTTTGCAAGAAGGGGCTTTTTGGTTCTGCTCTTGAATTGGTTAATGACATGGATGCTAAGGGGTGCAAGCCCAACTTAAATACATATACAATTTTGATTGATGGGTTCTGCAAGAAAGGCCAACTAGAGGAAGCTGGTCTTATTTTACGTGAGATGTTAACTAAGGGACTTAGTCTGAATACAGTGGGATACAATGCCCTAATATCTGCCTTGTGCAAGCATGGAAAGGTTCATGAAGCCCTGGACATGTTTGGTGAAATGTCAAGTAAAGGATGCAAGCCTGAcatatttacttttaattcCTTAATTTTTGGTCTGTGCAGGGTTGATGAGATGGAGGATGCTTTGGCTCTTTACCGCGATATGGTTTTAGAGGGTGTTATTGCTAACAGCGTAACTTTCAACACATTGATTCATGCTTTTTTGAGGAGAGGTAAAATCCAAGAAGCCCTTAAGCTTGTAAATGATATGTTATTTAGAGGATGCCCTCTTGATGAAATCACTTACAATGGTCTAATAAAGGCACTCTGCAAAACTGGGGCTGTTGAGAAGGGATTGGGTTTGTTTGAAGAAATGATCAGGAAGGGGCTAACCCCCAGCATTATCACTTGTAATATTCTGATCAATGGCTTCTGTACAGCTGGCAAAGTACATAATGCACTAGAGTTTATGAGAGACATGATTCATCGAGGTTTCTCGCTAGACATAGTCACTTACAATAGCCTAATTAATGGTTTATGCAAGGCAGGACGCATTCAAGAGGCTTTGAATCTCTTTGAGAAATTGCAGGCTGAAGGAATACAACCTGATTCTATTACATATAACACTCTGATTTGCTGGCTCTGCAGAGAGGGAGCATTTGATGATGCGTGTTTTCTTCTCTATAGAGGTGTTGAGAATGGCTTTGTACCTAATGATGTGACATGGAATATCTTGGTTTACAATTTCAGTAAACAAAGTAACTCAGAGTGTCAGACCATCGTCTATGCTCAGTTTTCGTGA
- the LOC133689567 gene encoding heterogeneous nuclear ribonucleoprotein 1-like, whose product MEMELGKLFIGGISWDTNEDRLKEYFRAFGEVLEAVIMKDRATGRARGFGFVVFADPAVAERVVMEKHLIDGRNVEAKKAVPREDQNTLNKNSSSVNGSPGPARTKKIFVGGLASTVTESDFRKYFDQFGVITDVVVMYDHNTQRPRGFGFITYDSEEAVDRVLHKTFHELNGKMVEVKRAVPKELSPGPARNQLGGFNYSPSRVSSFLNGYTQGYNPSFVGGYGVRMDGRFSPVTAGRSNFSPFGSGYGMGLNFEQVLNPVYGGNSNISSNAGYGRVSPSYSGNASRYSNPIGFSGGNGGSSSVLNPIAHSLWGNGSINHASNTTNSSSFMSSGTGSSGMGSFSSMGALWGSSANSEQGGGVRAVNSSNLSFGGGDFDIGLGGVGYGRNSRTGVAPASSHAASNGGYDGAYADFYEKGSLYGDNTWQSSPSELDVSGSFGFGLGNATSDVMTKNSAGYVGGYSVANRQSNRGIAA is encoded by the exons ATGGAAATGGAGCTTGGAAAGTTGTTCATTGGTGGGATTTCATGGGACACGAACGAAGACCGTCTTAAGGAGTATTTCCGGGCTTTTGGTGAAGTTTTAGAAGCTGTCATAATGAAGGATCGGGCCACGGGTCGTGCTCGAGgatttggttttgttgttttcGCAGACCCTGCTGTTGCTGAGAGAGTTGTGATGGAAAAACACCTTATAGATGGTAGAAAT GTTGAGGCAAAGAAGGCAGTTCCTAGAGAGGATCAGAACACCCTGAACAAAAACAGTAGCAGCGTTAATGGTTCACCTGGCCCTGCCCGAACAAAGAAGATATTTGTAGGAGGTTTAGCATCTACAGTTACAGAGAGTGACTTTAGGAAGTACTTTGATCAGTTTGGGGTGATTACAGATGTGGTAGTCATGTATGATCACAACACTCAAAGGCCAAGAGGTTTTGGATTCATCACCTACGATTCAGAGGAAGCAGTGGATAGAGTATTGCACAAAACCTTTCATGAACTCAACGGTAAAATGGTTGAGGTCAAGCGGGCTGTCCCCAAAGAGTTATCTCCAGGGCCAGCTAGGAACCAGTTAGGGGGGTTTAATTATAGTCCTAGTAGAGTCAGTAGCTTCCTCAATGGTTACACTCAGGGATACAATCCAAGTTTTGTTGGAGGGTATGGCGTTAGAATGGATGGCAGGTTTAGTCCTGTTACTGCTGGGCGGAGTAACTTTTCTCCATTTGGTAGTGGTTATGGGATGGGATTGAATTTTGAGCAGGTGTTGAACCCAGTTTATGGGGGAAATTCAAACATCAGTTCTAATGCTGGCTATGGACGAGTAAGTCCTTCATATAGTGGAAATGCAAGCAGGTACAGCAACCCCATTGGATTTAGTGGAGGCAATGGAGGAAGTAGTTCTGTCTTAAATCCAATTGCTCACTCTTTATGGGGAAATGGAAGTATTAATCATGCTTCTAACACCACAAACTCCAGTTCTTTTATGAGCTCTGGAACTGGGAGCTCAGGAATGGGTTCTTTTAGCAGTATGGGAGCACTTTGGGGTTCCTCTGCTAATTCTGAACAAGGTGGAGGAGTTCGCGCAGTCAATAGCAGTAATCTTAGCTTTGGTGGTGGAGATTTTGATATTGGTCTAGGAGGGGTAGGGTATGGAAGGAACAGTAGGACAGGTGTTGCACCAGCATCATCTCATGCTGCATCTAATGGTGGTTATGATGGGGCTTATGCAGACTTTTATGAGAAGGGCTCATTATACGGGGATAATACCTGGCAATCTTCACCTTCGGAACTGGATGTGTCTGGCTCATTTGGTTTTGGGCTTGGAAATGCAACTTCTGATGTTATGACTAAAAATTCTGCCGGTTATGTTGGTGGCTATAGTGTTGCTAATAGACAATCAAATAGAG GAATTGCTGCATAG
- the LOC133690040 gene encoding scarecrow-like protein 13, translating to MQTSQKHRSAGIHGFYHQPVQEIDPYGLSHIQILDKTMYSDAGSQGTSVSFETCLGQFFTLESSSATAGFVVYDSPAASISSNRSPFSSQGSHSCISDPRHSPENIYGSPLSGSSSADDGNILRQKLRELEISLLGPESDITDSGSFCFVSGGYQAEPYASWDWNQMMEMIPRLDLKHVLLACADAVSNADIQRSAGLMHVLDQMVSVSGEPVQRLGAYMLEGLRARLELSGSKIYRALKCEAPISSDLMTYMGILYQICPYWKFAYTSANVVIREAVEYEPRIHIIDFQIAQGSQWILLMQMLACRPGGPPAIHITGVDDSQSAHARGGGLDIVGQRLSKVAESCNVPFEFHDVAMDGCEVQLEHLRVQPGEAVVVNFPYVLHHMPDESVNTWNHRDRLIRMVKSLSPRIVTLVEQESNTNTKPFFPRFIETLDYYAAMFESIAAGGSMDIKQRINAEQQCVARDIVNMIACEEAERVERHELLAKWRSRFTMAGFNQYPLGSSATTAVKDLLKEYHRDYSVQERDWALYLRWRDRDMATSSAWR from the coding sequence ATGCAAACCTCCCAGAAACACCGATCAGCTGGCATCCATGGGTTTTACCACCAGCCAGTGCAAGAGATTGATCCATATGGTTTGTCTCATATCCAAATTTTAGACAAGACTATGTATTCAGATGCTGGAAGCCAAGGAACCAGTGTTTCCTTTGAGACATGTCTAGGACAATTCTTCACCCTGGAATCATCCTCAGCGACTGCTGGTTTCGTTGTCTATGATTCTCCTGCTGCCAGCATCTCATCCAACAGAAGCCCCTTTTCATCCCAGGGTTCACATTCATGCATTTCTGATCCTCGTCATTCccctgaaaatatatatggatCTCCTTTGAGTGGATCTTCCTCTGCTGATGACGGCAATATACTGAGGCAGAAATTGAGGGAGTTGGAAATTTCATTGCTTGGGCCTGAATCTGATATTACTGACAGCGGCAGTTTTTGCTTTGTGAGTGGAGGATACCAAGCAGAACCATATGCAAGTTGGGACTGGAACCAAATGATGGAAATGATCCCTAGGTTGGATCTTAAGCATGTGCTCCTTGCCTGCGCTGATGCAGTATCAAATGCTGATATACAAAGATCAGCAGGTCTAATGCATGTTTTGGACCAAATGGTGTCAGTCTCTGGAGAGCCAGTCCAGCGGTTGGGTGCTTATATGTTGGAAGGGCTTAGGGCAAGGTTGGAACTCTCAGGAAGTAAAATCTACAGAGCCTTGAAGTGTGAAGCACCAATCAGCTCAGATCTGATGACTTACATGGGCATTCTGTATCAGATATGCCCTTATTGGAAGTTTGCATACACATCGGCTAACGTTGTCATTCGAGAAGCTGTAGAATACGAACCCAGAATTCATATCATCGACTTCCAGATTGCACAGGGAAGCCAGTGGATTCTTCTAATGCAGATGCTTGCTTGCCGGCCAGGTGGACCCCCAGCAATTCATATAACTGGTGTTGAtgattctcaatcagctcatgCTCGTGGTGGAGGGCTTGATATTGTGGGACAAAGGCTATCAAAAGTTGCCGAGTCCTGCAATGTGCCATTTGAGTTCCATGATGTTGCCATGGATGGTTGTGAGGTTCAACTGGAACATCTTAGGGTCCAACCTGGGGAAGCTGTGGTTGTGAATTTTCCGTACGTGTTGCACCACATGCCTGATGAGAGTGTGAACACATGGAATCACAGAGATAGATTGATAAGGATGGTGAAGAGTTTGTCACCAAGGATCGTGACCCTCGTCGAGCAAGAATCCAACACTAACACCAAACCATTCTTTCCAAGATTCATCGAGACACTAGATTATTATGCAGCTATGTTTGAATCTATTGCCGCCGGTGGCTCTATGGACATCAAGCAGAGGATTAATGCAGAGCAGCAGTGTGTGGCTCGAGACATTGTCAATATGATCGCTTGTGAGGAAGCTGAGAGGGTTGAACGGCATGAACTTCTTGCGAAGTGGAGGTCTCGATTTACCATGGCAGGATTTAATCAGTACCCACTGGGTTCTTCAGCGACTACTGCCGTTAAAGATTTGTTGAAGGAATACCACAGGGACTATAGTGTTCAGGAGAGAGACTGGGCTCTTTACCTTCGCTGGCGAGATAGAGACATGGCAACTTCTTCTGCCTGGCGGTGA
- the LOC133688881 gene encoding putative yippee-like protein Os10g0369500, which yields MGRLYIETVQNSGGEGGGEGRVRKIFKCKWCKVEFASYYDILSKDFQGRFGRAYLFRNVVNISLGPSEERLLVSGWHTVCDIYCTSCQQILGWKYEKAYEESQKYKEGMYILEKERMLKEGW from the exons atgggGAGATTATACATAGAGACGGTGCAGAATAGCGGcggagaaggaggaggagaaggaagaGTAAGGAAGATCTTCAAGTGTAAGTGGTGTAAAGTTGAATTCGCTTCTTATTACGATATCCTCTCCAAAGATTTTCAAGGCCGCTTTGGCCGTGCTTATCTCTTCAGAAACGT GGTGAATATTTCGCTCGGACCCAGCGAAGAGCGATTGCTAGTGAGTGGATGGCATACCGTTTGTGATATTTATTGTACTTCTTGCCAGCAAATTTTAGGTTGGAAATAt GAGAAAGCTTATGAAGAGAGCCAGAAGTACAAGGAAGGGATGTACATTTTGGAAAAGGAACGGATGTTGAAGGAGGGCTGGTGA
- the LOC133688656 gene encoding thymidine kinase-like, with product MKSLITPTVLFSPMSIKATPLASNLFSLASKSNLFSKTQNPISSSPLKRIMISLKPSNFLIQTRCVHSKSSLSTSSGEIHVIVGPMSAGKTTTLLHRVQAEIINGRNVAIIKSNKDNRYGLDSVATHDGVKLPCCALPNLSSFRQKFGQDAYDQLDVIGIDEAQFFEDLYDFCREVADHDGKTVIVAGLDGDYPRRSFGSVLDIIPLADSVTKLSAWCEICGKRAFFTLRKTEETQTELIGGADVYMPVCRQHYDSGQVAVEAARMVLGSQKVQCSSCM from the exons ATGAAGTCACTAATCACCCCAACAGTCTTATTCTCACCTATGTCAATAAAGGCCACACCTTTAGCTTCCAATCTCTTCTCTTTAGCTTCAAAATCCAATCTTTTCTCGAAAACTCAAAACCCCATTTCTTCTTCACCTCTAAAACGCATTATGATTTCACTTAAGCCTTCAAATTTTCTAATTCAGACTCGGTGTGTCCATTCAAAATCCTCTCTTTCTACTTCTTCTGGTGAAATTCATGTGATTGTTGGCCCTATGTCTGCTGGCAAAACTACCACTCTTCTTCACCGTGTTCAAGCTGAAATCATTAACGGCAG AAACGtagcaattataaaatcaaacaaggATAATAGATATGGATTGGATTCAGTAGCGACACATGATGGGGTCAAATTGCCATGTTGTGCGCTGCCCAATTTGTCATCATTCAGACAGAAATTCGGTCAGGATGCTTATGACCAG CTAGATGTGATCGGTATTGATGAAGCACAGTTCTTTGAAGACTTGTATGATTTCTGCCGTGAAGTTGCTGATCATGATGGCAAAACTGTAATAGTTGCTGGCCTGGATGGTGACTATCCGAG gaggagttttggttctgtgCTCGATATAATTCCCCTTGCTGATTCCGTCACTAAGTTAAGTGCTTGGTGTGAGATTTGTGGAAAACGTGCTTTCTTCACCTTAAGAAAGACAGAGGAGACACAGACAGAATTGATTGGCGGGGCTGATGTTTATATGCCTGTATGTCGCCAGCACTATGACAGCGGACAAGTTGCAGTTGAAGCTGCAAGAATGGTCCTGGGATCGCAGAAGGTTCAGTGTAGCTCTTGTATGTAG
- the LOC133689492 gene encoding uncharacterized protein LOC133689492, translating to MEILKDGQRNWTDQVPADILEYIASKVDSLGICRPGDQAWTCFTIRSLNGDGEGQEEEEEEEEGEGDDQEEGEGEEEEEGEVDDQEEGEEEEEDPEEDGGCARGYPINKDDDGQAKEDDNEEEIEEGLDDEGETFIVFKLDDETSDPAKWVRLENIGNQIIFLGRNHTKCVPAIDFPGFEGNCVYYSCDLWNHFRVLPMDQRDYADMGVYGLGRRVKEEFFPENYGAFMPNSEHSVKYPPIWITPNPW from the exons ATGGAGATCTTGAAGGATGGACAAAGAAACTGGACTGATCAGGTTCCTGCCGATATTCTAGAGTACATAGCAAGCAAG GTAGATAGTTTAGGTATTTGTCGACCAGGAGACCAAGCATGGACCTGCTTTACGATTAGGTCCCTTAATGGCGATGGCGAGGGccaggaagaggaggaggaggaggaggaaggcgAGGGTGATGATCAagaagagggagagggagaggaggaggaggaaggcgAGGTTGATGATCAAGAAGagggagaggaggaggaggaggatccgGAGGAGGATGGGGGATGTGCACGTGGATATCCCATTAATAAAg ATGATGATGGGCAGGCTAAGGAGGATGACAATGAGGAGGAGATAGAGGAGGGCTTGGATGATGAAGGTGAAACG TTCATAGTTTTTAAGCTTGATGATGAAACAAGTGATCCTGCTAAATGGGTTAGGCTGGAAAACATAGGCAATCAGATTATATTCCTGGGAAGAAATCACACCAAATGTGTTCCTGCCATTGATTTTCCAGGCTTTGAAGGAAACTGTGTCTATTACTCATGTGACCTATGGAACCATTTTCGTGTGCTTCCTATGGATCAACGTGACTATGCAGACATGGGAGTATACGGTTTAGGAAGAAGAGTTAAAGAGGAGTTTTTCCCGGAAAATTATGGAGCCTTCATGCCGAATTCAGAGCATTCAGTCAAGTATCCACCTATATGGATTACACCAAATCCATGGTAA